The Gossypium hirsutum isolate 1008001.06 unplaced genomic scaffold, Gossypium_hirsutum_v2.1 scaffold_445, whole genome shotgun sequence genome segment TGTTAGTCTTTAATGGTGAAAACTACAATATATGAGTTGTTAAGATGAAGACCTACCTGCAAGCTTATGACTTGTAAGAGGTTGTGAATATTGATATCAAGCTCGCACTATTAAGGGACAATGTAATAGTCGCTCAAATCAAGCACCAAAGTGACGAGCAAGCTAAAAAGGCAATGTCCTGCGTTCAGAATGACTTCTCAAATGTAATATTCACACGTATTATGGCACGCGAGACTCTAAAACAAGGTTGAAATAAGCTAAAAGGGAGCTTCAAACAAGACCAAACAGCAACAACTCATTAATCTCAagagagatttcgagaatttgaagatggaGGAGGTTGAAACAGTGAAGTAATATGCAAACAAAATTATGTTGGTAGTTAATAACATCAAGTTACTTGGGGAACAATCCGCAGATAGCATTGTCGTTGGGAAGGCCATTACAACACTTCCTGAGGGGTATGAATCTAAGATTTTCTCAATTGAATACTTAAGGGACCTATTAGCCACTTATTTTCCAAAGTAGATAAATGCCCTATATGTTCAAGAGCAAATAAGAGCATCAAGGCAAGAGGAACACACAAAAGAAGCATTACTAGCCTTGAGTATTGAAAGTGTGAAACCCTAGAAACATAAGAGTAAGAAAGGTTGGACAAAGATGAAATAGAAGTTGATGCAAGATGGTGGAAAAAGAAATATCGTCCATGCTCGCGCTGCAAGAGAAAAACTCACCTTGAGAAATATTTTTGGTTCAAACCAGATATAAAATGCATATCATGCAAGCAGTTGAGACACGTGCAGAAGGTATGCAAAAAGAAAAGGTAATAAAATGTGCACACTCACAGCTAAAAGAGATCATATTCAGGGGTAGCAAGTGTTCACAGCCACATATTCTGCATCAAAAAATAGATTCGCGAAAGATTGGTTGATTGATAGTGGATGTACCAACCATATGGCCTCAGATGAAATCATCTTCAAGAAAATTGACAGAAGTTGTGATCTTAAGGTGAGGATTGGTAATGACGAACTCTTAGAACTTAAGGACAAAGGCGAAGTGGTGATTAGCTTGCCATAAGGTACTAAAGTAATTTTAGATGTTCTATGAGTACTTGCAATAGATCAAAATCTCCTTAGCATTGGTCAACTACTTAAGAAAAATTATAACGTGGCTTTTAAAAATTGTGGTTGCAGTATATTTGATTTATTGGGATAGGAAGTTGTAACAGGTTCGATGAAAATAGAAATTATGTTAGACTGGAATTTGGCGAACCCAAAAACCTATACCAGTTCTGTAGATGACGTGAACCTTTGGCACAAAATATGGGGACATGTGAACTATAAGTCCCTAAGTTGAACGTGTGAGGCAAGTTGGGTTGAAGAAATAATCAGTATTGAGGAGCAAAGTGGCATCTGCGAAGTATGTCAACTTGGGAAGCAGACAAGGTTACCATTCCCAACAAACAAAACTTGGCGAGCTCATGAAAAGTTATAGTTGGTTCATTCTGATGTATGCAAACctatgaaaatatcatcattaaaAGAGTGTAGATACTTTGTCTTGTTCATTGACGATTGTACCAGGTATTGTTGGGTttatattttgaaacaaaaaacTGACGTAGCTGAAGTATTTTGGAAATTTAAAGTACAAGTTCGGAACCAAACTGAAAGCAAGCTGAAGAAGATCAGGTCTGATAATGGAACTGAGTACACCTCTGATAAATTCGAAAGTGTTaagtttagttcccatgcaaaggtggccatgcacgacATGCAAAGGTGGTCATGCTTCTGGAATCGCAGCAGGCAGTGGTGCCATGGTGTGCAGCAAGCTGAAGCTATCCATTTAGTTTCCTTAATTGAATGTCTTgtatttagttaggatcaaacttagttggtagctgcattttgatgtaattaggtgctgaatgacaagtttaggtagaagctttttgtttttcaatcaagtttaccaagttactaggcaatttagtggtgttaggtatgttattaggtgattacttgtttgttttacttgttgactgatatatgtaatggcttaatgccttgttggCTTGCTTAATGAAagatatcagctcattttcattcaatctttttctctctttttctgttTTCACTTGCTAGCTTCATCTTTCTGTTTTCTGCTTCCGAGTTTGCTTCTTCACCAAGCCTCGAGGCTTACTACTCAAGCAAGACTAGAAACAGCttgctgctgcctcttgcaccaacaattggtatcagagccttgtcttagtggacctgttgttTCAAAACAAAGAACTtgatggcttcttcaggattttcaccagcagccccaccagtcttcaatggagaaggctttcacatatggctggtcaagatgaagacttacctacaggccttcgatctgtgggaagttgtcaacacagatactgagccagcaccactgagggctaatcccacagtagctcagattaggcaacatgctgatgagaggaccaaaaggcacaaagccatgtcctgcatccagaactgtgtatcagatgtcatcttcaccagaattatggcctgtgagactctaaaacaggcctgggataagctcaaggaggagtttcaaggcactgagagaacaaggcaatagcagctgttaaacttgagaagggatttcgagaatttgaagatgaaggaagaggagaagtgctgatatgtactcccacaggcaacaagatcattccaaatgtgctgttggtaccacagattgacagaaaccttctcagcatagctcaactgctcgagaaaggttattctgttgtgttcaaggatAAACAATGCCATAttactgatccaagtggatcaagccttatgacagtcacaatgactgataaatgttttgaggttcactgggcaaatgactcaaactcagcatacacagcctctgttgaagactccaagctttggcatcaaaggcttggacatgccaacttcagatcaatagctcgattggccaaagagggcttggcagagaacttcatcagctcagtggagcatgatgatgtgtgtgaagtttgccaaatggggaaacaggcaagactgccatttcctacaaattcaacctggagagctactgaaagactgcagctggtgcactctgatgtatgtggcccgatgaggactgaatcactcagcaaaaacaggtatttcatcctctttattgatgaccttacaaggttttgctggattttctttttaaaacaaaagtctgaggtagctcaagtgtttgtgaagtttaaaaatgctgtagaaacagaaacaggttgcaagctgaaatcgataaggactgataatggcactgagtacacttcagctcagtttcaagccatttgcaatgatgctggtatcaaacatcagcttacaaatgtctacacacctcagcagaatggagtagctgaaagaaagaatagaagtctgatggatatggccagatgtctgctgtttgagaagaaactgcccaagaccatgtgggctgaggcagtaaacactgctgtttaccttcagaacaggcttcccactaaagctcttgcatccgagacacctttcgaggcttggtctggtttcaagccttccttagcacatctgaaggtgtttgattgcctgtgttatgcacaaataccagcagcaaagagagacaagctctctaaaagggctcaaccaggtgttctagtaggctaCAGCTCAGTCAAGAAGGGCTACAGGGTTCTGGATCCCTTGATAAACAAGGTCCAGGTGAGTAGAGATGTCATCTTTGATGAAAAAGCCtgctggaattgggagaaaaatgagccagaagcagtttcagaagacctagtgcctaaccaagctgaacttgagcagctaggacctgaaatggatgttgatgatgtgcctgtgagaggcacaaggcccctagatgatatttatgaaagggcacaggttgcaatagcagaacctagcagctttgaagaggctgaggcagatGAAGGCTGGAAACTAGCTATGATcaatgaaatcaacatgattgaaAAGAACCAGACATGGGAGCTTGTTGATAAACCTGCTGAAAAGAAGACCattggagtaaaatgggtctatcgagtaaaacagaatgcagatggcagtctgaacaagctaaaagccaggcttgttgtcaaaggatttagccaaaggtatggtctggactacCTGGAGACATTTGCACCAGTAGCCAGGCTTGACACAGTTAGAATGATAGTTGCCTTGGCTGCTCAACATCAGTGGACCATTCATCAGCTTGATGTTAAGTCTGCATTTCTCAATGGCTTCCTGGAAGAAGAAATCTACATCGAGCAGCCTCAAGGATTTGTGATCACTGGCAAAGAACACATGGTGTACAGACTGAAAAAGGCTTTATATGGCCTGAAACAagctcctcgagcctggtatgctcgaattgactctTACTTGCTCAGTTTGGAATTTGAAAGAAGTCCTAGTGAACCAACACTGTATGTGAAGAAGAACCAAGCTCAAACTCAGCTTATTCTGTCACTCTATATTGATGATCTACTGATAACTGGAGGAGATGGAAGAATGCTGgaagatttaaaagaaaaatgatggaaatgtttgaaatgtctgatttagGCAGAATGAACTACTTCCTTGGAATGGAAGTGAACCAAACAGAAAAGGGAATCTTTCTTTGTCAGAGTTCTTTTACTATGAAGATCCTGGACAAGTTCTCTATGAAGAACTGCAAGCCAACAAGCACACCAATGGCTGTTGGAGTGAAGCTTTCGAGGCAAGGGAGTGGTGAACCAATTTGTGAGACCATGTACAAGAGTCTCATTGGCAGTCTGTTGTATTTGACTGCCACAAGGCCCGATATCATGTTTGCTGTTAGTATGCTATCAAGATACATGAATTGCTGCAATGATCAGCACTTTCGAGCAGCTAAAAGAGTGCTGAGATACATCAAAGGCACCATTGGTCATGGTGTATTGTTCAAAAGGGCCAAAACATGAAGTTAATAGGCTAtgttgatagtgactgggctggatcAAGTGATGACATGAGAAGCACATCCGGATATGCATTCAGTCTTGGCTCAGGtatgttttgctggagttctaaGAAACAAAGTCTGGTGGCACAGTCAAcagcagaagctgaatatgttgctgctgcatctgctgtgaaccaagccatatggcttagaaaaatcttGACTGATTTAAACCAAAACCTAAAGGAGGCAACAGAGATTTATTGTGACAacaaatctgctgttgcaattgcaaaaaatCCCATTTTTCATGGCAGAACCAAGCACTTCAATATTAAGTTGCATGTTAtaagggagatggaacaagctcatgaaatcgagctgattcattgcaattcagaagtgcaaattgctgatatcttcacaaaggcactcaatgtgtctaaatttgttaaattcaaaaggGAATTAGGTGTTACTAGCATGgaaactaaggaggagtgttaagtttagttcccatgcaaaggtggccatgcacgacATGCAAAGGTGGTCATGCTTCAGGAATCGCAGCAGGCAGTGGTGCCATGGTGTGCAGCAAGCTGAAGCTATCCATTTAGTttccttaattgaatgttttgtatttagttaggatcaaacttagttggtagctgcattttgatgtaattaggtgctgaatgacaagtttaggtagaaGCTTTTgttcttcaatcaagtttaccaagttactaggcaatttagtggtgttaggtatgttattaggtgattacttgtttgttttacttgttgactgatatatgtaatggcttaatgccttgttggCTTGCTTAATGAAagatatcagctcattttcattcaatctttttctctctttttctgttTTCACTTGCTAGCTTCATCTTTCTGTTTTCTGCTTCCGAGTTTGCTTCTTCACCAAGCCTCGAGGCTTACTACTCAAGCAAGACTAGAAACAGCttgctgctgcctcttgcaccaacagaAAGCTACTATAAAGAAGTTGGAATCCATCATCAGCTCACCAACATTTACATTCCGCGGCAAAATGAGGTGTGCGAAAGGAAAAATAGGATAGTAATGGACATATTGAGATGTCTGTTGTTTGAAAACAAGTTACcaaaagaattttgggctgaggtagTGAACACgtcaatttatttgttgaacaGGCTACCAACCAAGGCTGTAAAAAAGAAGACTCCATTCgaattgttggtgcaagaggcagcagcaaGCTGTTTCTAGTCTTGCTTGAGTAGTAAGCCTCGAGCTTGGTGAAGAAGCAAACTCGGAAGCAGAAAACAGAAAGATGAAGCTAGCAAGTGAAaacagaaaaagagagaaaaagattgaatgaaaatgagctgatatctTTCATTAAGCAAGccaacaaggcattaagccattacatatatcagtcaacaagtaaaacaaacaagtaatcacctaataacatacctaacaccactaaattgcctagtaacttggtaaacttgattgaagaacAAAAAGCttctacctaaacttgtcattcagcacctaattacatcaaaatgcagctaccaactaagtttgatcctaactaaatacaaaacattcaattaaggaaACTAAATGGATAGCTTCAGCTTGCTGCACACCATGGCACCACTGCCTGCTGCGATTCCTGAAGCATGACCACCTTTGCATgtcgtgcatggccacctttgcatgggaactaaacttaacactcctccttagtttcCATGCTAGTAACACCTAATTCccttttgaatttaacaaatttagacacattgagtgcctttgtgaagatatcagcaatttgcacttctgaattgcaatgaatcagctcgatttcatgagcttgttccatctcccttaTAACATGCAACTTAATATTGAAGTGCTTGGTTCTGCCATGAAAAATGGGattttttgcaattgcaacagcagatttgttgtcacaataaatctctgttgcctccttttggttttggtttaaatcagtcaagatttttctaagccatatggcttggttcacagcagatgcagcagcaacatattcagcttctgctgTTGACTGTGCCACCAGACTTTGTTTCttagaactccagcaaaacataCCTGAGCCAAGACTGAATGCATATCCGGATGTGCTTCTCATGTCATCACTTgatccagcccagtcactatcaacaTAGCCTATTAACTTCATGTTTTTGGCCCTTTTGAACAATACACCATGACCAATGGTGCCTTTGATGTATCTCAGCACTCTTTTAGCTGCTCGAAAGTGCTGATCATTGCAGCAATTCATGTATCTTGATAGCATACTAACAGCAAACATGATATCGGGCCTTGTGGCAGTCAAATACAACAGACTACCAATGAGACTCTTGTACATGGTCTCACAAATTGGTTCACCACTCCCTTGCCTCGAAAGCTTCACTCCAACAGCCATTGGTGTACTTGTTGGCTTGCAGTTCTTCATAGAGAACTTGTCCAGGATCTTCATAGTAAAAGAACTCTGACAAAGAAAGATTCCCTTTTCTGTTTGGTTCACTTCCATTCCAAGGAAGTAGTTCATTCTGCctaaatcagacatttcaaacatttccatcatttttcttttgaaatcttccaGCATTCTTCCATCTCCTCCAGTTATCAgtagatcatcaacatagagtgacAGAATAAGCTGAGTTTGAGCTTGGTTCTTCTTCACATACAGTGTTGGTTCactgggacttctttcaaattccaaactgagcaagtaagagtcaattcgagcataccaggctcgaggagcctgtttcaggccatataAAGCCTTTTTCAGTCTGTACACCATGTGTTCTTTGCCAGTGATCACAAATCCTTGAGGCTGCTCGATGTAGATCTCTTCTTCCAGGAAGCCATTGAGAAATGCAGACTTAACATCAAGCTGATGAATGGTCCACTGATATTGAGCAGCCAAGGCAACTATCATTCTAACTGTGTCAAGCCTGGCTACTGGTGCAAATGTCTCCAGgtagtccagaccatacctttggctaaatcctttgacaacaagcctggcttttagcttgttcagactgccatctgcattctgttttactcgatagacccattttactccaatGGTCTTCTTTTCAGCAGGTTTATCAACAAGCTCCCATGTCTGGTTCTTttcaatcatgttgatttcattgATCATAGCTAGTTTCCAGCCTTCatctgcctcagcctcttcaaagctgctaggttctgctattgcaacctgtgccctttcataaatatcatctaggggccttgtgcctctcacaggcacatcatcaacatccatttcaggtcctagctgctcaagttcagcttggttaggcactaggtcttctgaaactgcttctggctcatttttctcccaattccagcaggctttttcatcaaagatgacatctctgctcacctggactttgtttatcaagggatccagaaccctgtagcccttcttgactgagctgtagcctactagaacacctggttgagcccttttagagagcttgtctctctttgctgctggtatttgtgcataacacaggcaaccaaacaccttcagatgtgctaaggaaggcttgaaaccagaccaagcctcgaaaggtgtctcggatgcaagagctttgtaggaagcctgttctgaaggtaaacagcagtgtttactgcctcagcccacatggtcttgggcagtttcttctcaaacagcaacatctggccatatccatcagacttctattctttctttcagctaccccattctgctgaggtgtgtagacatttgtaagctgatgtttgataccagcatcattgcaaatggcttgaaactgagctgaagtgtactcagtgccattatcagtccttatcgatttcagcttgcaacctgtttctgtttctacagcatttttaaacttcacaaacacttgagctacctcagacttgtgttttaaaaagaaaatccagcaaaaccttgtaaggtcatcaataaagaggatgaaatacctgtttttgctgagtgattcagtcctcatcgggccacatacatcagagtgcaccagctgcagtctttcagtagctctccaggttgaatttgtaggaaatggcagtcttgcctgtttccccatttggcaaacttcacacacatcatcatgctccactgagctgatgaagttctctgccaagccctctttggccaatcgagctattgatctgaagttggcatgtccaagcctttgatgccaaagcttggagtcTTCAACAGAGGCTGTGTATGCTGAATTTGAGTCATTTGTCCAGTGAACctcaaagcatttatcagtcattgtgactgtcatgaggcttgatccacttggatcagtaaTATGGCATTGTTTatccttgaacacaacagaataacctttctcgagcagttgagctatgctgagaaggtttctgtcaatctGTGGTACCAacaacacatttggaatgatcttgttgcctgtgggagtacatatcagcacttctcctcttcctttagcccttataaactgaccatttccaaccttgaccttggttttataacttttgtccaaggttttaaacaaggaggcatctggtgacatgtggttagtgcaaccactgtccagcAACCAGCCTTTAGAGCATTTCTTCTCAGAAGCTACACAGGAAACAGCAAAGACCTGTTCTTCTTGgtcactactgtcctcagctactcgagcttcaacctttgactgttgaaattgattctgccttggcttacttctgtttttgcagaccctttcaacgtggcccttcttcttgcagtgttggcatactgcatctggcctaaaccagcatctgtcttctggatggccaggcttcttgcaatatctgcagggctggtcattgctccttgcagcatcaggcttaggcctgtttttccaaGGCCTTTTGCCTCTTTGAGCATTAGTGCTCGAGGTTTCTCTGGCCTTGGCTTGAAATGCACCTTCTTGGTGATCTTCAGCTCTGCTAGCTCttctttgttcctgagcataaaaggtgttgattagctcagtcaaagagatgctagcaaggtctcttgagtcctctagagaggatatcttggcctcatatctctcaggcaaggtggagaggactttctccacaattcttgcctcatcaaagtgctcacctaggagccttatgctcttaaccactgccataattctatctgagtactgcttcactgtttcttcttccttcatcttcaaattctcgaaatcccttctcaagtttaacagctgctgttgccttgttctctcagtgccttgaaactcctccttgagCTTATCCCAGGCCTcttttggagtctcacaggccataattctggtgaagatgacatctgacacacagttctggatgcaggacatggctttgtgccttttggtcctctcatcagcatgttgcctaatctgagctactgtgggattagccctcagtggtgctggctcagtatctgtgttgacaacttcccacagatcgaaggcctgtaggtaagtcttcatcttgaccagccatatgtgaaagccttctccattgaagactggtggggctgctggtgaaaatcctgaagaagccatcaAGTTCTTTGTTTTTaagcaacaggtccactaagacaagagctctgataccaattgttggtgcaagaggcagcagcaaGCTGTTTCTAGTCTTGCTTGAGTAGTAAGCCTCGAGGCTTGGTGAAGAAGCAAACTCGGAAGCAGAAAACAGAAAGATGAAGCTAGCAAGTGAAaacagaaaaagagagaaaaagattgaatgaaaatgagctgatatctTTCATTAAGCAAGccaacaaggcattaagccattacatatatcagtcaacaagtaaaacaaacaagtaatcacctaataacatacctaacaccactaaattgcctagtaacttggtaaacttgattgaagaacAAAAAGCttctacctaaacttgtcattcagcacctaattacatcaaaatgcagctaccaactaagtttgatcctaactaaatacaaaacattcaattaaggaaACTAAATGGATAGCTTCAGCTTGCTGCACACCATGGCACCACTGCCTGCTGCGATTCCTGAAGCATGACCACCTTTGCATgtcgtgcatggccacctttgcatgggaactaaacttAACACGAATAATGGTTTGGGAATAAACCCTATGTTTCTCACTTGAAAGTTTTTGGTTgcgtttgttttatttatatgcaacatGTGAAAATAAGCAAGTTAGAGAGGAGGTTGCAGTAAGGTATTTTCGTTGGGTATAGCAGCAATAAAAAGGGTTATAGAATTTATGATCATTCCTCTAATAAAATTTTTGTGAGCAGGGATATTGTGTTCGAAGAAGGAAAAGCATAGAATTAGGATTCTACTAAAGTTGAATACTTGAACAAATGAAGTGCGAATAAGGTTTGCAACATTATAATGATGGAAGTAAGTTGGGATCGCAATTTGGTGATGATCTAATTGAAGCAGACTTTGACAGAACTTCGGTAAGGGGAACGCGATCAATTGATGAGATCTATCATTGAGCTGACATAGCACTACTTGAACCTGCGAGCTTTGAAGAAGCTGAAACCATAGAAGGCTGGAAAGAAGCCATGTGGGAGAAGTTGAATATGATTCACAAGAACCAGACTTGGGAGCTTGTTAACAAACCATCGCACAAAAAGGTTATTGACGTCAAGTGGGTATTCAAAACCAAACTCAATGCTGATGTTTCACTCAATAGGTTGAAGGTGAGATTTGTTGTGAAAGGTTTTAGGCAACAATATGACATTGATTACTGGGAGACTTTTGCACCGGTAGCAAGACTGGACACGATTAGATTATTATTAGCCTTGGCAGCATAAATGATTTGGAAAATCAACTGGATGTTAAATCAACTTTTCTGAATACTTGTAGGAAGAAATCTATGTGGAGCAACCTCCTGAGTTTTCAGttagaggaaaagaaaataagataTATAGACTTAAGAAAACCTTATACGGATTGAAACAGGCTCTGCCAGCCTAGTATGCGAGGATAGACGAGCACTTTACGAGCTTGAGATTTGAAAAGTGTCCTAGCGAACCCACCATGTATGTGAAGAAAACTAGCGAAGTCACTTCGCTgattatttcattatatgttgACGATCTGTTTGTGATTGGAAGCATCAATTATTTAGTAAAGGAGTTTAAGTTGCAAATGGAGAATATGTTTGAAATGTCAGCACTTGGAAAGACAATGTTTGAGAA includes the following:
- the LOC121226799 gene encoding uncharacterized mitochondrial protein AtMg00810-like; translated protein: MMEMFEMSDLGRMNYFLGMEVNQTEKGIFLCQSSFTMKILDKFSMKNCKPTSTPMAVGVKLSRQGSGEPICETMYKSLIGSLLYLTATRPDIMFAVSMLSRYMNCCNDQHFRAAKRVLRYIKGTIGHGVLFKRAKT